One Sporosarcina sp. FSL W8-0480 genomic window, CCTACTTTGTCTTCTCATTGTCGAATTTCAATGGTAAGATAGACTTGAATAGAATCGATCGAGGGAACGGGGTCTGTCGGAGGTGCTAGTAATGCGAGAAAAAAACGTTAAAATCATAAAAGTTCCAAAAAGGAATATAAATGAAAATGAACATACGGCCGTTCATCAAGAGCCGGAGCGTGGAGAATTCGTTTATGTTTCAACAAGGCGGTATGTGACTGATCGTGAGGCGGATACAATCCGGGAAGCGATGATGGTCGGCTACGTTGAAATGTCGCAAATCAACCTAAGAA contains:
- a CDS encoding transcriptional regulator, which gives rise to MREKNVKIIKVPKRNINENEHTAVHQEPERGEFVYVSTRRYVTDREADTIREAMMVGYVEMSQINLRIAKECLHAELEAQRTMERLVSGG